One Nicotiana tomentosiformis chromosome 1, ASM39032v3, whole genome shotgun sequence genomic window, TTACTGCCCATCATCAAAACACGTATATGAAATATTATGCATACGCtcactgctggcatgtcagactccggaggagcaTATCCTACCCAAGCACTAATCATAATCACTTAGCCCATATGGTGGAGCCTGGTGCCCGCATAGCCTCAAATCAGTACAGCTTAGTCTAATGTGGGGCTTGGCAtacgcgtcacctcaatatcaatatagCCGTTGCGGCATGAAAcctgatccaaatatcaatataAATACGGCGCTATGACCCACATCAGTCATGAATCCGATCAAGTCTCAATATGCAGACATCTCACAGAAACACAATCCAGTTACATAACACGGGATAACACAAGATGTCTTAAATATAATTCAAACTCGTGTCATGTACATGGACACCAATAACATGTGAGAAAACTTATATAAAGTGAACAGAGACCAAGATATAGCATGCGGGTATAACTATCATGACTATAAaatatgactacggctaaggcaaatagTTTAACATGGCAAAAATAgctctatcatgtctcaaacaattgAACATGTAGCCTAGTCATGATTTCTAACTTGAATAATATCTCACGTAGTCACATAAATGGGGAAAGCATGATATCAATgaagcatgatagcaaaataAGTCATgtaatagcctaagaactacctgCATCATAAATACCTCAGTGCACGCACCCgcacctgtcacctagcatgtgcgtcacccctaACCCATCTCAATTATCATAGTTCTTAGGGAtatttaccctcaaatccaagtttagagaAGTTACTAATCTCAAACAAGCCAAGTCAATTATAGAGCAAGCTAATTGATACTCTAGAAATGACATCCCACacaaatcaacctccgaacggctagaaactaaccaaaagcaacataaaatatcaaataatgccaaaggaaacaaactcaatcaataaaggtcaaatctttaatcaaaatctcaAAGTCAACCGAAGAGCCTAACCCGGGTCcgtacctcgaaacccgacaaaactcaaaaaatccgacaacccgttcaattacgagtccaaccatactaatttctcacaaattcgattccgaatcgatgttcaaaactcaaaatttcactttTGGAATGTTTTGGACAAAACaaccaatttctcttttgaaatcatcaatcaaatgccaaaaacaaagatagaatcacgaaatataatcaaaactgagtagaaaatacttacccaaaACCATGTGGCAAAAATCGCCTCCAAATCCGAGCTcaccaactcaaaatatgataaagtaACTCAAAGGTTCGAAATAGAGCACTTTATACATTGCTCTAGGGTATCCTTCGCGATCACTGAAGATGCCTCACGTTTGCGAAGAACAAACTCGCTGCCCATAGAAaatactcttcgtgttcgcggcACACACCTCACGAACGTGATGAAAAAATGGCGccaaccttcgcgaacacggcaaTGACTAGGCAGATGCGATGAACAAAGCTCCCAGCTCCCACATTGCAACGCGATCGCAAACATACGCATACGAACGAGATGGTCTGACAACTCAAGCCCCGCGAACGCACTATGCATGTTGTGAATGCGTAGAGGAAAAATGGCCAGCTCCAGATTACACAACGCAACCACGTCCACAATATCGCGATAGCGAAGACCATCTGCGACACCAGAAAACCAACAATTCAAAATGAAAGGAAATagtttgaaattgatttgaaactcacccgagcctattgggaccccgtccgaacataccaacaagtcccaaaccataatacagacctactcaaggcctcaaatcacatataacaacaacaaaaagatGAATCGCGCCTGAAttcaaacttgatgaacttttaaactttcaacttccaaaacttgtgccgaaccataccaaatcaactcgaaatgatcttaaattttgtacacaagtttcaaatgacataacgagcctattccaactcctgaaacaacaatctgaatccgatatcatcaaagtcaactctcgatcaaacctacgaactttccaaacattcaaactgccaacttttgccaattaatgctaaaaccttcaagaaacatccaaatgcaaatccgagaaTACACCCAActtcaaaatcaccatccggacttaaaggaaccatcaaaactccgatccggggtcaaatacaataaaagtcaaactttgtcaactcttctaacttaaagctttctagatgagaatcattctttcgaatcaatcctgaatcacctgaaaaccaaaattgaCGATTCACACAACTCATAATATAtcaatgaagctactcaagactttaaacaACTGAATAGAAAGCAAATACTCAAATgatcgattgggtcattacaaccACTTGGATCCAATCAAACatgtgtacaagtccaaaaatatcttACGAACCTAGCGGAATGGTCAAATTACCGATCCGATATTGTTTACAAAGAACGTTGATCGTGATCAACTCAAGCTTTAGTTTAagtcaaaaattatatatttattttaaacgTTTCACATAATATCTTTCCGAAAAAATAACACGGATCACGCACGCAAGCCATACATCATCAAATAAGACTAAGCCAATCAACTTTTTTTCATATACAAAGGTGTAAAAAATATTCTCTATCTAAAACCAAACACTCTCAATGATCTCTATTGATTTATTTGGTCAACACCCAAATGACCCTCCCaaagtccccccccccccccgacacCAAGAAAAGCACTATTCACTCGTCCACTCAACACATTTACCAATCACTCCCAAATCCTACTGGCCTGACAACACATCAAATCCCATAATCTCAATCCAATCCACCACCAATCTCAAAGGATGCATCTGCAAACAACCAAATTCCGGCCACCGAAAACCCAAATCAATCCACCAAAACTCAAACTATTAAGCCACAAATCAGTACCATAATTACAACAGCAATATCAGATCTTGAAAAGGATAACCTCATCAAGATAGCACTTGCATCTCCGGCGGTGCTACAGGCGCTCAAAGAAATAATTTCTAGCATTGATACCACACAAACCAACATACCATCAACAAGTACAACTCCAACACATATACTTCAGAATATTGCTAATAACTCACAATAGAAAAACATCCCAGCTCCAATCGGTACCCCATCAAATCTTCCACAAACTTCATCCAACTTTGACCCCCCTCCTAAAAAAGCACCAACCACTACTCATATAGCACCACCAGTTCTAAATAGTCATAAAATAATTGGTCAAGACAATACAGAGCATAATAAAAATAATCAATCACAGCAGAGGAATCCCATTGCCGGAGGAAAGGCTAAACCCCATGTTCCATCTAAGACAACCTTTGCACCTGCAATCCAAGAAACTCTTTCCTCTACATTAGCTAACACATCAACGATTGAAATCCAGCATGGTACTCATCTTGGTAAGCTGGCTATTTTTTTCTTGGTAGAAGATTATTTAGTTAAACTAGCTAATGATTGCAGAATGACAATAGTTGGTAAATTCATAAAAGGGAAACCCAATATGGATGAGCTCAGAAAATTATTTGTTAGTCAGTTTCAACTCAAAGGAACAGTGAAGATTGCCTATTATGATTATTAGACTGTGTACCTTTACTTCACTAATGAGACTGATCTGAATTACATCTACTTTAAACCTTTTATAAATATCGGGCCATGCACTATGAAAATTTTAAAGTGGACTCCAGACTTCAAACCAGAATAAGAGACTTCAATTGTTCTAGTTTGGATTTTAGTTCACAAGCTACCTTGGCACTTATTTAGATGGGATGTTATATCCATGATGGCGAGTTTTATAGGGAATGTAGTTTCTCCTAATCTAGATACATATTCTAAGTCAAGGGGGAATGTAGCAAAGATCAAGGTTGAGATTGATCTTCTCAATCCAAGGCTGGACTCGATATGGTTGGGATTTAAAAGACCAGATGGCACGGATGGTGGCAGATGGCTGTAAGTTGAATATGAAGGGGCCCCTGCCTATTGTTAATATTGCAAGATGCAGGGAAATGAAGAGAAGAACTGTAGGAATAAAGTAGTTGATGAGACAAATAAAAGTATAAGAAAGGAAGTTGAAAATACTAGAATGGTTAATGATACACCAAAAGAGCAAGATGATGGGTTCCAAGAAGTTCAAAGAAGGAAGAATGACAGGAAGAACTCTGGGATAGTCATTAGGGAACCTAATCCGTCAAAGCTTACAAATGAAAATCTGTCTGTGGTCTAGGGCAAAGGCAAGAGTGTTGCAAATAGAGTTAATGGGCGGACTGAATCTGCTCCAAAGTTCCACAAGGCAAAAGCTAAACCACCGTGAGAATGTGAGTACTTTGAATCTACTCCTAAACATCAACAAGAAGCAACTGATATTGAAAAGTCTCGAAGGGGTAATACAAAGAAGGTTCACAATATTAGAGAGGAACAGAAAGAGAGAAATAAGCAACTAGTTAATCAACAAGCAAGCAAAACAAATAGAAGAAAAAccaagaaaaacaaaaacaaatagtCCATTGGGAAGATCAAATAGTGATAGAGGAAAAGGTACAGTCAACATCCAAAGCACAAAAAGGAACAAGCTGATCAAATCCATCTTAGTTCACCATCCAGTCAAGAGGAAAAAAAAACAGAGAAAATACAAAATCTCCCACAGTTACTAGCAAGCCAAATATTCAAACAAACATCACTATTTCTGAATCTGATCATCACGAAAGTGAAGATCCAAATGATCAAAAAGATGAGAAACTAAGTACTGAAGAGGAAGATGATACAGACAGCAGTGAAAAGGACTATGAAAGTATGGAAGATAACTCTGATAGTGATGAAGAAGCCGAACAGGAAGCACAAGCCTTAATTCCCAAGCCACCAAAAAATGAATTAAACCAAGCATTTGGAGAAGTTACAGACACCATGAATCTCTTACCAAGAGGCTTGCAATCCTCTAGAAGAGGATGAGCAACCAGAGGCAAAAACGTGGTAAATCAAGTGCGCAAACAATTGTGACTAGATCACAGTTCAAAAACACCAAAAAAATCCTTTTTTAATAATTAAGTCTCTCATTTGGAATGTGAGGGGCATCAGAACACAGGGTACCTTTAAGAGACTTAAACAATTAATAAGGAGACATAAAATTCCATTTATGACTCTTATGGAACCTTTCTGTAGGAGATCGAGGATTCACCAATTTAGTAGATGGCTTGGATATCACTTTACATATTCCAATTGTAATAACAAAATCTGGCTACTTTGTGATCAACGATGGGATTGTGCAGTTCTTCAGGACACTAAACAACAACTTACATGTTGCATTAGTGATCAAGAAGAAACTTTCATTGTGACAGTTGTTTATGCAAAATGTAAGCAGCACCAAAGGGAGTCATTATGGGAGGACTTGAGAAACATGGCACAAAATATCACTCTTCCTTGGATAATAGCTGGAGATTTCAATTGTATCTTGGATCCTAGGGAGAAGAAGGGGGAAATGCACACAGAATGACAGACATCATGCCTTTTTTTAAATTGCATCTCTGATTGCTCTTTGATTGATGCTGGGTACATTGGCTCAACTTTTACATGGTGCAACGGTAGAAGTCAAAGAAAGAGGGTACGAGAAAGATTGGACAGAGTTCTTATGAACTATGATTGGACTCAGAGATTTGTCGACACCACCATTACATATTTGGTAATTAGGACAGGTGCTGATAACAATTGCTTCACCACAGACTTCCTTTCAAACATATTTCAGGTTCTTGGATTTCTGGACTACTGAACCTGAATTTAATGAGGTAGTGAAATAGGCTTGGGATGAAGAGGTAACAGGATCCCCTCTTTGGATATTTCACCTTAAGCTTAAAAATACTTGTAAAAAATTATCTTGGTGGTCCAAACAatgtgttggaaatatttttgaTAAGACAAAGGATATGGAGAACAAGATAGCTGAACTGGAGGAATTGTGTATTCAAGACAACACCGATATGAATAGAATGGCATTGAACAATGCCAATGCCCAGCTGATTCTTCACACAAAAAAGGAAGAAGCCTTTTGGAGACAAAAATTAGGGATGAAATGGTTCAAGGAAGGAGATTCTAATACGAAATTCTTTCATTAGATGATCAATGCCAAAAGGAGAAGGCTGAATATCAAGAAGATTAGAAATGCAGACAACACATGGGTTGAAGGAAATAAGAAGTGGCTAAGGAGTCACTAGCTTTCTTTGAAGAACAATTCACTGAGTAAAAccaacagaaggatcttaatatACTGAATTGTTTTCCTAGAGTGATAACTGAGGATGACAATGATATTCTAGGAGAACCCCCCACAGTGAAAGAAGTAAAGGATGCAGTCTTTAACATGAGCCCTGATAGTGTACCTGGGCCAGATAGAGTTTCTGGGAAGATTTATCAACATTGCTGGGATATAATCTCAGTAGATTTATTTAACATAGTTTGTGACTTTTTTGCAGGTACATAACTACCTAGATCTATAACTCATACATGTCTTATCTTACTACCTAAGGTAGACAGTCCCCAGAGATTTACTGAATTGAGGCCCATCAGTCTTAGCAATTTCATCTgcaaaattatttctaaattgcTGAATTCCAGGATCTCACAAATCATTCACAAGGTGGTATCTCCAAATCAGGCTGGCTTCTTGAAGGGTAGATCTATCTCGGACAATATTATGCTCACTCGATAAATGGTACATAATATCAAGAAACCCAACACAAATGGTAATGTTGTCTTGAAACTAGGTATGGCAAAAGCTTTTGATAAGATGGATTGGACTTACTTGTGTCAAGCTCTAAGGAAATTTTGATTTTCAGAAGAACGGATTTTCATGATCTGGAGATTGATTTCTAATAACTGGTATTCTATTAATATTAACGGAGGAAGGCATGGATTCTTTAAATCATGCAGAGGGATCAAGCAAGGAGATCCCATATCTCCTTCACTATTCATTATTAGAGCAGAGCTTCTATCTGTACTCATGGAGCAGTTGAAAGAGGATAACTTTATTCATTATTTAGTGGATAGAGGTAGCCTTATTATCACTCATCTAAGCTTTGCAGATGACACAATCCTTTTTTTTATCTAGAGATCCTTTATCACTCATGGCTCTGATGAAGAAGCTCTCAACATATGAGAAATGCTCGGGCCAACTAGTAAACAAGAGCAAGTCATGCTTCTTACTAGCACCCAACGCCTCACAATCCATGATTGAAGACATCAAACAACTAACTGGCTTCAACAACTCCAAGTTTCCATTCAATTACTTAGGAGCTTCTATTTACTCGGGCAGGAAGAAAGTTATGTATTTTAGGGAATTGGTCTCTAGAGTGGCTTCCAGAATGTAAGGATGGCAGGGCAAAATGCTTTGTTATGGAGGAAGAGCTACTCTGATTAAAGTTGCACTTCAATCTATTCCATTCACATATCATCAGTAATCCAAATTCCTAAGACGACAACTGCTCAAATAGAAAGAATTATGGCTAATTTTTTCTGGAGTGAACTAGAAGGGAAGAAGAAGTTAAACTGGGTATCATGAAAAAAATTGTGCTTTCCTACTAATGAAGGTGGAGTTGGATTCAGATCTATCCAAGAAGTAAGCCAAGCTCAAGGGGCCAAAGCTTGATGGAACTTTAGGACCAAAGATTCTCTATGGAGGAAGTTTCTTGAAGAAAAATACTGTCCAAGAGCCTATCTTGTTGCTAAAAGGTGGGCTCCTGGACAGTCCCATACATGGAGGAGGTTGCTTGAATCAAGGAAGGAATGTGAGAAGCTGATTGTTTGGAAGGTGGCCAAAGGAAATATTTCTTTTTGGTGGGATAATTGGATTGGAACTGGACCTCTGGCCAAATTCGCTCCTCAATTATGCAAGTCCAAGAAGACAAAAGTCTATGAATACATACTCAATGGAATATGCAACATAGctaagttgtatgatattataCCTATGAATATGGTACACCAGATCAAAGACATTGAAATATACACCAACACAGAGGACTTTCCCGTCTAGATTCCTAATGAGCATGGACTTTTTTCAGCTAAATCAACTTGGCAAACACTGAGAAGATCTAGAAATACAACATTCACAGCAACAAATGTTTGGCACCTCAGTATTCCTTTTAAAGTATCTTTTTGTATGACAAGAGTGTTGACTACTAAATTACCTACTGATGTTGCCATGCAGAGATTTAATATCTATGGCCCATCTAGGTGCATATGTTGCAGAAGTAGAGGCACAGAAGATGTTGATCATTTACTTAGAGGAGGGAACTTGCTACTACTGTCTGGGAATATTTCTATGGTGTATGTGGAATAAGTATCAGACAAGGGAGCCTTAGGAACATTTTAATCCACTGGTGGTTGGCCAACTCCAGAAATAAAGTACATTCTCTCCTTTTTCAATTCTTGCCTTCTATTATTTGTTGGGAATTATGGAAAGCAAGATGTAGTCATAAATACGAAGACATCAGAAGTAACCCTAGGGGTGTTATACATCAAGTATGCTACTTGATAAGAAGGATATTGTCTACACAATTTCCCAATCTGCAACAACATGAACAATGGAGTGTTGCATGCCAACAAATTGAGAAGCTTAAACCCATAATTCACATCAAGAGACTTAGGTAGATTGCACCAAGTCCTGGCAGGTTCAAACTGAACACCAATGGATGCAGTAAAGGCAATCTAGGCAGTGCAGGAGGAGGGGGTATTATTAGAGCTTAAAATGAGCAATTAATCATGGCTTATTCGGAATTCTATGGTATTTGCTCTAACAATATTGCCGAGGCCAAAGCCATTCTCAATGGAAAGTATTGGTGTATCAAAAATGGGTATACCAATGTGGTGGTGGAATCAATCTCCCAGATTATTATTAAAATGATCAATGGAACAACAACAATAGCATGACAGGCAGCACATCTCATCTGGAAGATCAAAGACCTAAGAGTTCATGGGAACTTTGTCTTTCAACATTGCTACAGAGAAGTCAATTCCATAGATGATTTTATTGCTAATATGGGAGAGCACAAAAAGCAGAATTCTTTCTTCACACAAGATTTAATTCTCCCCTTTGAAGTTAAAAACTTTTTGAAGAATGATATCAAAAGAGTTCCTGTTTTTCGTATCAGGCCACAACGAAAGAACATTACTTTTGATTATGGTTAATTTAGGCATAAGTTATCAGGTTCTTACTTTTTTGCAAAACTATAGGAAACACTTTGTTGGAAAGGTTTTCCTTACTAATGTAATAGCAACTCTTAGGGGATTCTTTTTGTATAAGGATGAAATCTTCATCCTTCATGTAACTCAAGGAGGACTGGACAAATATCCAATCCCCCTCTCTGTGTAATTTTTTGGAAGTGCAATAGATAGGTTGGGCTTAAACCCAAGCCCAACCCCACCACAATGGTGGTttgtttattaaaaaaaaaaaaaaaaaggctatGAGAGGTCTCGAAACACAGAAAAAGACGCTAGTGCTCAAAACcacctatcgggtcgtcacactTTTATATTGGATAACTCTCTAATTCAAATATTCTACATAGCTTGTTTATGAGCACAAAATATAAAGGTTATATTGGTACATTACACATATCTTTAATTTAAGATTACAAGATTCAAAAGTATTACTTAAATTCGTGCCTAGTCAAACTAAGACACTTAGAATGAACGGATGAAGTAGTATATGTTTTAACAAACATTCATAGGAGGCGAGTACAAAGCACTGAGTAGCGCAACCAACACTTATACACTTATAACATGTACAAATATTTCTCAAAACGTGAATCATAGCTCAATAACAAAAATATACGTCCCGGCAAGCTAAGGGACTACATCAGAATTAAAAAAGAATGCTATTACAATGAAAGAATGAAAGAAggataataaaaaatacaaaacaacaaacAATTAGAGTACATCAGGATAATGCGACAAAATTTACCAAAAAATAAAACAATGAAAGCAGTCAAACCTTGAGTATGATATGTTAGAGGAAACCTCTTAAAATGTAAGCTCATTATTAATTAACTGAAACATTATGGTGCGTGTGAAATAATTAACCATATTAGGAAGGAGGAGGAATTAGAGGGGGATGAGCCACACTCTTTCCGTGACTGACAAAGTACTTCTGCTTAACATGAGTTCTTTTGCTTAAGGATCTTTCTTCAGTGCCAGGGTGAGGAGCAGGAGCGCGAACGTGATTGTAAGAAGATTGTAATGAAAGATGTTTATTTAGAATCCTAGATGTGGCGGCTTCATATGGTGTGCTGATTAATAGAAAAAGAATAGTTATGGTTGCTACAACATTGCTACGTTGAGATCTCATGTTTATGATTATAATACAATTACTATGATTTGATGATCAAGTACTTAAATTATTGGGGGTATGAGGATTTAGAATTATTTTTCTGGACAAGTCTTGAAGTATTAGGAATGGACCTTTTATTGTTTTATTCACTATTGACAAAAAGGTTTTAATATATAAAAGAAAAGTTGGAAATTGAATGGGTCATCGCTTATCAAGGAGAGGAAAGGAATTTGAGCATTCATCGACCCGAATGACATGCACACGGAAATGCTACGAATTTTGGAATGTTTGGATACAAGTGAATTGAAACACAATTCACTAATTAATATTGATATAAAAGATTTTTATATTAAAAGATCATTTTTACATGTTATAATTGAcaacttattttatttttaaagttacaaatcctattttttttataaagagTTATGTGTAAAT contains:
- the LOC138908387 gene encoding lisH domain-containing protein C1711.05-like, giving the protein MQGNEEKNCRNKVVDETNKSIRKEVENTRMVNDTPKEQDDGFQEVQRRKNDRKNSGIVIREPNPSKLTNENLSVSRGKKNRENTKSPTVTSKPNIQTNITISESDHHESEDPNDQKDEKLSTEEEDDTDSSEKDYESMEDNSDSDEEAEQEAQALIPKPPKNELNQAFGEVTDTMNLLPRGLQSSRRG